The genomic region GCCAGTAATTGACAGTAATAAAATAGTTATTATAAATATATTTTTCATAGTTCTAATTTTTTAGTTACAAGGCGTTTTGGTTATTCCTGTGGGGCTAGTAGGATCTAACTTGACCTCAGACCAAGTATTATTATTGTTGTAAAAATCCGAATTACTCATTTGGAATAGACTAATGTTTAAATTATACTTCTGATTTACAAATTTTAAAAATTCTCTTGCCAATGTGTTTTGGTCAGCATTCCAAGGTTTACCTTTTGCAATATACAAATCTCGCAATTCAGAATTAAAGTCTCTTAAAGATTTTTCATTTGCGAATTTTGACGTTAATATTGAAAGCGATTGTACATCGTTTGGAATTAGTGCATAGGTGTTTTCCGGCACAACCATTAAGTTGGTGAGCGGATAGTCGGTAGGTTGAAATCCGCTACTCATTGCGATTTGGTAGGGTGTTAATAGATCATCTGCCGAAAACATCGGGTAACTCGAGTCATCGTCCTCCAACTTTACGGGATGGTTATGAGCTGCACCAAAAGTCGTAGGGAATATTCGAACCACTCCACTTCGCGTTCCTGATACACCTGGTCTAAATGATACACTGTTATTTGTGGCGTCATATTCCAATGAATAGACAGTTTCCAAGTTAGTCTCCAAATTGTTTTTTAAATGATTTAATCCTGATTTGACTTTTTTTTGCTGAATTAATTTGCCAAGTTTTACACACGGATTTGGTTGAGTTGGGGTTGGAGGTACATCTTCAACAGGGGCAGTAATAATAATTGGACATCTTGGGCAATTATTAGGAGGCGTCAGGTCTCCGTTAGTTGGTGGGGAACCATCGCCGCCGCCGCCGCCAATAGGGACAATAACTCCAGGGTCGTCTCCAAAGTCGCCCCCGCCAATATCTCCATTTACAGAGTAACAAGTTGTAACGGGAGCGTAAAATAAATGGTTTTGATCTTGACAGTCATTAGTAGCAACATGTACGCCAGTATTAGTTGAACTCCACGCCTGATCACACATAAGTATCTGAGCCGTGACACAAATTGTAGTCTTTCCTATTTCATCGGTATTATAAGTAATCGGCGTTATTTTTACTCGCCCTGTAAAATTAAAGGAATTATGGGCAGCTGGTGCTAACGGTTCACTTGGCGTATATTTTAAAATATAGGCACTTGACTGGCCTAAACTATCTACATTAACCACAAGATTTTCAAAATAATCTACACTGTTAATTTCACGGGTAATCTTAAACGTGTAAGATGTACTTCCGGCACTTTCTATAACTTTAGCCAAATTAGGCATAATAGTAAAGCCATATTCGGCTTCCATAACAGTTTTTGATTGTAAGCCCTTATTTTGGCCTTGACTTAACTTTGAAAATGCGTTAACAAAATTTCGCTCTTTTAACAGCGCATCGAAAGTACTACGCCTAATCTTTACCTTTTCCTGATAGCTGTTTTTTTGTATTGCATCTTGCTCAAGCTCACAGCCAAAAAGCGCGATCAGAATAAAAACAAAAATGGGAAAACGGTTTCGTAATTTTCTATTGTCCATATTTAATACATAATTTGATCTCGCAAATCTTACAATTTTATTTTTTTAAAAAATACGAATTCCCGGAAAACATCATATTTAGTACTAAAAACACATATTAACACGTACTTTAATTAAAGCGTTTTGTACACGTTTATAGCGAGAGCAAAGGTATTAGAGGCTTTCAATATTTTTTACGGGAATCCGTAAAAAACATATTCAGATATGAATTACAGGCTAAATATGGTGGTTACAAAAACCGATGGTTCAAAACTACTACACAACGGGGGGACCTATAAAATTGAATATACAGATCGTTTTTCTTTTTCCGGTGGCAAAAATTTGATTTTCACGTATAACGTTTGGAGAAGTAAATGACATATATCATAAAGTCACTTAAAATAACTGGTTTCAAAGAGAGGGTGATTAGTTTTTTTGTTGAGCTTTCGTAAGCTTCAATAAATTTTTAGAAAACCTCCGGGAAGTCCGATGTTTCAATACGAACCGGGCAAAATATTCTATTTTTTTCATAATAAAGTCGATTTATTGTCAACTTATTTCAAGACGGGACACAAACAAAAAAAGCTCCGTAATACGGAGCTTCTTTATGGAATAACACTATCTTTTTTAATTGATGATCAACTTTTTAACCAATGTTTGATCTGCAGCGGTTACCCGAGCCATATAAACTCCGGATGGCAATCCCAATTGTAAACGGGTTGTTCCGTCAAAATCGAACGTACGTACTTTCTGTCCGGCGATGTTATAGATTTCAATTTGTCCGCGATCAACGCTACCGTTAATCATCAGATAATCGTGTGCCGGATTCGGATACAATACCATTTGTAGTTTTGTTATATCTTCGGTTGTTAAGGTAGCCGACCATACTTCTCCCGCATGAACACCCCATATATAATCCGCTAAATTCGGATGATCAATAAATGGATTACGGTTCATTTGCCAGGTATAGATATAATTGTTACGATTCATTTCAAAATCATCCGATGGATCGCTGTGATTCCACGTTAATAAAGACGCTAAGTCACCCAATTGTCCTACCGTCGTATCCGGTGGATTACCGTTTACCAGATCCAATGCGTTATAACGAATCGCCATATAAAATAAAGCACGCGCTACATCACCTTTCCAGGATCCCTGGTTGCCTACCGGTCCATTATAATCGGTTCCTCCATAATCACGATTGTTACGCGAACTGTTTTCCGGTCCGTCTTCCGCTCGTAAATGATGGGCATCGGCATGGGCAGCATTAATATCGTCTGCATTTGTGGGTAACCAAACATTGATTCCATCCGGTGTAGATGACGTTCCGTTACTAAATCCACCGCGGGATTGCGGATAAATATGTTCGCGGTTCCAGGTACCTACATTACTGCTTCCGGTCTGAAAATCGAGTTTGGCACGTGGCGCTTCTACATACATCATCCAAACCTGATTGCTGTTTAGCGGATTCTGATCGGCTTTTTTCAGAATATCGACAATATCGCCATAATTATGCGCGCGTACTACAACCGGATTGGCAATAATATTCTGAATTCCCTGTTTTAAGGCGGCTCCGCTTAGTCCTTCCAGCGAACTGTAATATCCGGCCGGAGCCGTACTGGCTACCACACCATAGGTTGGATTTAGAGGCGTTCCCCAGGTAGAAGTGGTATAATCGTTGTCAATTACGCGAATCTCGATAAAGTCGTTCATCCGGACATAACCCGCCGGAAGTGTTCCGAATTTAATGCGTAAAACTTCGTCGCCTTCATCTTCGGTATCATCGACCAACTGGATCGTCGTGGTAAACGAATTGGAACCTGCCGGGATAAAAACCGTTGTATTTCCGGTAAAATCAGCATTGGTAAAACTACCGTTGTTCAGCGTAAAATTAAAAGTAAGATTGCTCGTCACATTCGTTTGTGTGGTAAAGGTGATGTTAAAACTATCCCCTTCGGTCAGATGTGTTGTCGGAGCGGTAATCGTGATACCGTTAAAAAGGATTCCACTACCATCGTTGTTACGGCCCGGTGTTGGCGCTTTAACTTCATAGGTTCCGTCGTTTTTACGCTGAATGGATTGTGTAGTCCCCTGAGAATTCATGTTTTCATTAATCTGAGTCGAAACTCCCAAAGCGGTCAGTAAAGCCGAGGCTTGTGTATTGTTGTTTCCGTAAACCAGCGCATCGATAAGATTGGTTGTTGAGGCCGGCGTATTCATCGGAAAACTGGAAGCACTTGCCTGGTAAATCGCGATCGCATCCGGTCCGTTTTGTACGGTATTAATTGGAAACAGGTAATTCGGAACCGGCGATACCAAAGGATTTCCCAACACAATAATTCCATTCGCATCGGTAACCAAACCATTCAGGTCGATCACATAGTAGCTCAAATTCGATGTTCCGCTACTTCCTCCATTAAACATAACCAAGATATAGCCGTTTAACGGAAAATTAGGTGTAGTCGATTTTAATTCGATGAATTCTTTGTCGTCTGTCGAAGGAGTATCGGAGTCCAGCTCGTTGATAACCACCTGCGAAAACATAAGATTCGTCGCAAATAGTAGTAAAATTTGGAGGAGTTTTTTTGTCATTTTAAGTGAGTTTAAGGACAAATGTAGCCATAATGACGAAAAAATAGCCTTTTTGAACTGTTAATACGTATCTGGATATCAAAAAATTACCTTTTATTAACATCATTACTATCGGTTTTGGCATGGTCAAGCATCAAAATACTGTTTGATTTTTTTATTTCTGTTAAAAGAATTTTCGTAAATATTCTGAATTAAAATTGTAACATTGTGTATCGGGAATGTGAAACTATAAATCAGGTCAAACACAAGAAACGTTATCTATTGAAAGCCTATATCTATCTTTTTATTGCTTTACTTTCAGGAATATGCAGGATTCATGCGCAACACCACAGCGCCATGCAGATAACCGTTGATCCCGATACCAAAATACTAAAGATTCAACAGGAGATTACCTATCATAACACGACCAACGATACCCTAAAAGACTATATTTTAAACGATTGGAATAATGCTTATTCCGATAAAAGTTCGCCTTTAGGGAAACGATTTTCGGACGAGTTTACCCGGATTTTTCATTTGGCCGGCGATAGCGATCGCGGCCATACCGATATTATTTCCATTATCGATCAAAATCAGAGAAGACTCGAATGGTCCCGCGTTCCCAACCAACCCGATCTGGTCGATGTGCATTTACTGAATCCTTTATATCCGAATCAGAAATTTAAAATTAATATTGTCTATTCCGTAAAAATCCCGAGCGATCGTTTTACGCGATACGGATTTGACAGTCAGGGTGGTTTTTATATCAAAAACTGGTTTTTAACACCGGCGCGTTACGAAAAAGGCTGTTTTGTAAAAGACAGTAACGAAAATCTGGACGATATTTCAAATGCGGTGTCCGATTTTGATATCCAAATCATAATCCCATCGCAATTAGCACTGACAACTGATTTAGATGTTTTGGCCACAAACGAAGCGGATCCTTATAAAATATATACCCTAAGCGGTAAAAACCGTCAGGATATACTATTGGCAGTTGAAACTACCGCTACCTATAGCTTTTATAAAAACGATAAAACGGAAATCGCAACCAACATCAACGAAAAAAAACTGGATGATTTCCAAAAAGCGGTGATCATCGACCGGGTGGTGAATTATGTTTCCGAGCATTTGGGTAGTCCGACGCAAAATAAAATAATCATTAGTCAGACCGACTACGACCGTAATCCGTTTTACGGACTTAACCAGCTTCCGAAATTTTTAAGACCCTTTCCCGATTCGTTTGTATATGAACTGAAATTTCTCAAAACATACGTCAACAATTATCTGAAAAATACCTTGCAATTAAATCATCGCGAGGACAACTGGATTTACGACGGCATTCAGGTGTATACGATGATGAAATATATTGAGGACAATTACCCCAATGTAAAAATGACCGGGACGCTGGCGCGTTATAAAATCTTAAGAGGTTTTAGTCTTTTTAGTACCGGTTTTAATGAGCAATACAGCTATCTCTATCTGATGATGGCCCGTATGAACCTCGACCAGCCAATTGGAAATCCAAAAAATACTTTTGTTAAATTCAATGAACAGATTTCCGGAAAATACAAAGCCGGTCTGGCACTGAATTATCTGGATGCTTATTTGCAACAGGAAAGTGTCGACAAGGCGCTACACGATTTTGTAAGCCTAAATAAAACGCAGCAAACCACGCGTCAGGATATCGAAAACATCCTGAAATCGAAAACCGATAAAAATATTGACTGGTTTTTTAAATCGGTGATCAATTCCAGAGATCTGATCGATTACAAATTTGGAAGAATCAAAGAAAGTGACGATGGTAAAACCGTGCAGGTAACGGTTAAAAACAACGCCTATGCCACCGTTCCGATTTCGCTTTACGGTGTTAAAAAGGACCGCATTATATCGAAAGTATGGTTGCCCAATGTCGCAACCGATACCGTTGTGACCGTTTCCAGAGAAGGTATCGACCGATTGGCGCTGAACTACGGTAATGAGGTGCCCGAATTTAACCGTCGGAATAATTATAAAACCTTAAAAGGGTTTCCATCGCTAAACCGTCCGATCAAGTTTAACTTTTTTAAAGATCTGGAAGATCCGCAATACAACCAGTTATTCTATGTTCCGGATTTTAATTATAACCTATACGACGGTGTGATGTTAGGAATGCGTATCCATAACGAAACCCTGTTGGACAAACCGTTCCAATTTGATATTACCCCGGATTATTCCAGTAATACCAAAGAGTTGGTAGGTAGTGCCACACTCTCCTATTATCAAAACATACGCGACGAGCGTTTGTATAACATCCGTTATTCCATTACAGGATCGACTCTCCATTATGCTCCAAATGCATCGTATACCAAGATTACACCATCGGTACAATTCCGTTTCCGGGAACCGGATTACCGTGAAAATAAAAGGAAAACGATCTTGTTACGTCATGTTTTTGTAGAAAAAGAAGATTCACCATTATTAAAAAATAAAAAGGAAGAAAATTATTCTGTTTTCAATGCACGCTATTCTGTTGGAGAAGCAGAAACAGCCAAATTATACAGCTTTCTGACCGATTTACAGATTGCCAATAATTTCAGTAAAATAGCCGCGGAATACCAATATCGTAAATTATTTGACGATCGTCGTCAGTTAACCGTTCGTTTCTTTGGTGGTACTTTTATGTATAACGAAACCGGAACCGATTTCTTTAGTTTCGGATTGGATCGCCCATCGGATTATCTTTTCGGTTACAACCTTATCGGACGTTCGGAATCCACAGGACTTTTCAGTCAGCAATTTGTGATGGCCGACGGAGGTTTTAAATCCAAACTAAAAAACCGTTATGCCAATCAATGGATGACGACATCCAATGTTAGTGTTAGTATCTGGAACTGGATCGAAGCCTATGGTGATGCCGGGATTATTAAAAATAAGTTTTCCGATCCGCAGTTTGTATACGACAGTGGTATCCGACTGAATCTGGTTCAGGATTATTTCGAATTGTATTTCCCGGTATACTCCAACAATGGCTGGGAAATAAAAGATCCGAACTACGGTCAGCGTATTCGATTTGTCGTAACCCTAAGCGCAAGAACATTAGTATCCCTTTTTACGCGTAAGTGGTTCTAAATAAAACTTAAAAAAAGTCCCTTTTTTATTTTATTTTATTAAAAATACCTTGATAAAAAATGATTTTAAATAAAATATATGCAACAAAAACATCTCATATCCTCTTTTTTTTATCAAATATTAAATTGTAATTTTAACAATTCTTTGTTTTGTATTGGGTAAATAATTAAATTTGTCCCAATCTCATTTTTTTTATTATTTGACTATGAATCAAACGGCCGCTAAAGAAGCGCTTTCTTTTGAAGATTTCAAAACAGAAGTGCTTAACGATTATAAAATTGCAACTATCAGTAGAGAATGCAGCTTGTTGGGAAGACGTGAAGTACTAACCGGTAAAGCGAAATTCGGGATTTTTGGAGATGGTAAAGAAGTGCCGCAACTTGCCATGGCAAAAGCATTTAAAAATGGTGATTTCCGTTCGGGATATTACCGTGATCAAACCTTTATGATGGCAATTGGCGAAATGACTATCCAACAGTTTTTTGCCGGTTTGTATGGCCATCCGGATTTGGCTCATGATCCGATGAGTGCCGGACGTCAGATGGGAGGACATTTTGCCACACATAGTCTGGATGAAAAAGGAAACTGGAAAAACCTTACCGCTCAGAAAAATTCAAGTGCCGATATCTCTCCTACTGCCGGGCAAATGCCACGTCTTTTAGGTTTAGCACAGGCCTCAAAAATATACCGCAATGTTAGCGGACTGGAAAACAATACCAATTTCTCCGTAAACGGAAATGAAGTTGCCTGGGGAACCATTGGTAACGCTTCTACTTCCGAAGGTTTGTTTTTCGAAACCATCAACGCTGCCGGAGTATTACAGGTTCCGATGGTAATGAGTGTCTGGGACGATGAATACGGAATTTCGGTTCATGCCCGTTACCAGACAACTAAAGAAAGTATTTCCGAAATATTAAAAGGATTCCAGCGTGAAGCGGATACCAACGGTTATGAAATCATCACCGTTAAAGGATGGGATTATCCGACTTTAGTCGAAACCTATGCCAAAGCTGCTGCCATCGCACGGGAACAACATATTCCGGTACTCATCCACGTACAGGAACTAACACAACCTCAGGGTCACTCTACTTCCGGATCACACGAGCGTTACAAAAGTAAAGAGCGTTTGGAATGGGAAGCCGAATTCGATTGTATGGCGCAAATGCGTAAATGGTTAATCGAAAACAACATCGCTACAGCCGAAGAAATTGAAGCGATGGATACCGAGGCTAAAAAACAGGTTTTGGAAGGTAAAAAAGCCGCCTGGAGTGCCTACGTAAATCCTATCAAAGAAGAACAACAGGAATTGGTAGCACTTTTAAACACCATTGCCGCTTCCAGTCCGAATAAAGTTTTTATTGAAAAATACAGCAACGATCTGGCCGCTATAAAAGAGCCAATTCGCAAAGATATCCTGGTTACAGCCCGTAAAATTATTCGTCTTATCGTGAATGAAAGCGGAAAAGCACAATTAGCCAGCTGGATTACCAATTATACCGAAAAAGTACAACCGCGTTATAGTTCGCATTTGTTTTCTCAATCGGATAAAAACATTTATAACGTAGCCGAAGTGGCTCCGGTATATACAGAATCCTCTGAAGATGTGGATGCGCGTTTGATTATCCGTGATAACTTCGATGCTATTTTTACCAAATACCCGGAAGCGTTGATTTTCGGAGAAGATTCCGGAAATATCGGTGACGTAAATCAGGGATTGGAAGGTATGCAGGAAAAATACGGTGAATTCCGTGTGGCCGATGCCGGTATCCGTGAAGCGACCATTTTAGGTCAGGGAATTGGAATGGCAATGCGTGGTCTGCGACCAATTGCCGAGATCCAATACCTGGATTATTTATTATATGCGATTCAGATCATGAGTGATGATTTGGCTACGCTACAATACCGTACCGCAGGTCGTCAGAAAGCAC from Flavobacterium sp. WV_118_3 harbors:
- a CDS encoding endonuclease, with amino-acid sequence MTKKLLQILLLFATNLMFSQVVINELDSDTPSTDDKEFIELKSTTPNFPLNGYILVMFNGGSSGTSNLSYYVIDLNGLVTDANGIIVLGNPLVSPVPNYLFPINTVQNGPDAIAIYQASASSFPMNTPASTTNLIDALVYGNNNTQASALLTALGVSTQINENMNSQGTTQSIQRKNDGTYEVKAPTPGRNNDGSGILFNGITITAPTTHLTEGDSFNITFTTQTNVTSNLTFNFTLNNGSFTNADFTGNTTVFIPAGSNSFTTTIQLVDDTEDEGDEVLRIKFGTLPAGYVRMNDFIEIRVIDNDYTTSTWGTPLNPTYGVVASTAPAGYYSSLEGLSGAALKQGIQNIIANPVVVRAHNYGDIVDILKKADQNPLNSNQVWMMYVEAPRAKLDFQTGSSNVGTWNREHIYPQSRGGFSNGTSSTPDGINVWLPTNADDINAAHADAHHLRAEDGPENSSRNNRDYGGTDYNGPVGNQGSWKGDVARALFYMAIRYNALDLVNGNPPDTTVGQLGDLASLLTWNHSDPSDDFEMNRNNYIYTWQMNRNPFIDHPNLADYIWGVHAGEVWSATLTTEDITKLQMVLYPNPAHDYLMINGSVDRGQIEIYNIAGQKVRTFDFDGTTRLQLGLPSGVYMARVTAADQTLVKKLIIN
- a CDS encoding aminopeptidase, with product MKAYIYLFIALLSGICRIHAQHHSAMQITVDPDTKILKIQQEITYHNTTNDTLKDYILNDWNNAYSDKSSPLGKRFSDEFTRIFHLAGDSDRGHTDIISIIDQNQRRLEWSRVPNQPDLVDVHLLNPLYPNQKFKINIVYSVKIPSDRFTRYGFDSQGGFYIKNWFLTPARYEKGCFVKDSNENLDDISNAVSDFDIQIIIPSQLALTTDLDVLATNEADPYKIYTLSGKNRQDILLAVETTATYSFYKNDKTEIATNINEKKLDDFQKAVIIDRVVNYVSEHLGSPTQNKIIISQTDYDRNPFYGLNQLPKFLRPFPDSFVYELKFLKTYVNNYLKNTLQLNHREDNWIYDGIQVYTMMKYIEDNYPNVKMTGTLARYKILRGFSLFSTGFNEQYSYLYLMMARMNLDQPIGNPKNTFVKFNEQISGKYKAGLALNYLDAYLQQESVDKALHDFVSLNKTQQTTRQDIENILKSKTDKNIDWFFKSVINSRDLIDYKFGRIKESDDGKTVQVTVKNNAYATVPISLYGVKKDRIISKVWLPNVATDTVVTVSREGIDRLALNYGNEVPEFNRRNNYKTLKGFPSLNRPIKFNFFKDLEDPQYNQLFYVPDFNYNLYDGVMLGMRIHNETLLDKPFQFDITPDYSSNTKELVGSATLSYYQNIRDERLYNIRYSITGSTLHYAPNASYTKITPSVQFRFREPDYRENKRKTILLRHVFVEKEDSPLLKNKKEENYSVFNARYSVGEAETAKLYSFLTDLQIANNFSKIAAEYQYRKLFDDRRQLTVRFFGGTFMYNETGTDFFSFGLDRPSDYLFGYNLIGRSESTGLFSQQFVMADGGFKSKLKNRYANQWMTTSNVSVSIWNWIEAYGDAGIIKNKFSDPQFVYDSGIRLNLVQDYFELYFPVYSNNGWEIKDPNYGQRIRFVVTLSARTLVSLFTRKWF
- a CDS encoding thiamine pyrophosphate-dependent enzyme — protein: MNQTAAKEALSFEDFKTEVLNDYKIATISRECSLLGRREVLTGKAKFGIFGDGKEVPQLAMAKAFKNGDFRSGYYRDQTFMMAIGEMTIQQFFAGLYGHPDLAHDPMSAGRQMGGHFATHSLDEKGNWKNLTAQKNSSADISPTAGQMPRLLGLAQASKIYRNVSGLENNTNFSVNGNEVAWGTIGNASTSEGLFFETINAAGVLQVPMVMSVWDDEYGISVHARYQTTKESISEILKGFQREADTNGYEIITVKGWDYPTLVETYAKAAAIAREQHIPVLIHVQELTQPQGHSTSGSHERYKSKERLEWEAEFDCMAQMRKWLIENNIATAEEIEAMDTEAKKQVLEGKKAAWSAYVNPIKEEQQELVALLNTIAASSPNKVFIEKYSNDLAAIKEPIRKDILVTARKIIRLIVNESGKAQLASWITNYTEKVQPRYSSHLFSQSDKNIYNVAEVAPVYTESSEDVDARLIIRDNFDAIFTKYPEALIFGEDSGNIGDVNQGLEGMQEKYGEFRVADAGIREATILGQGIGMAMRGLRPIAEIQYLDYLLYAIQIMSDDLATLQYRTAGRQKAPLIIRTRGHRLEGIWHSGSPMGMILNAIRGIHVLVPRSMTKAAGFYNTLLETDEPALVIECLNGYRLKEKMPTNLGDFKTPIGVVETLKEGSDITLVSYGSTLRLVEQAAKELQEVGIDAEIIDVQSLLPFDINHDIVKSLAKTNRLLVIDEDVPGGASAYILQQIIDTQKGYLHLDSQPQTLAAKAHRPAYGTDGDYFSKPSVEDIFEKVYEIMNEVNPSKYPGLY